The following are encoded together in the Colius striatus isolate bColStr4 chromosome 5, bColStr4.1.hap1, whole genome shotgun sequence genome:
- the LOC133625491 gene encoding LOW QUALITY PROTEIN: UPF0598 protein C8orf82 homolog (The sequence of the model RefSeq protein was modified relative to this genomic sequence to represent the inferred CDS: deleted 1 base in 1 codon) — protein MWTQWGTEAQEQRITVAPANFWNRICDSLQIKYRDNAVLGLGGGDKVPSSPPSPPTWHREVPPKATPKCLRVTWDDVTFLTFFFTRLERNRSGRYEREFPFVSRCGAERNLLRCEHRPIVFTRLLPPDASSSASSCSRRAVLSFCGGGERLAVPFRPEALVMLPENGRLYHPAPGRAGGAGPVRSALALEWGSRLEYEQGPEQPPTHFWWEGKRYRLTGELVFGN, from the exons atGTGGACACAGTGGGGTACCGAAGCTCAGGAGCAGCGCATCACAGTGGCACCCGCCAACTTTTGGAATCGGATCTGTGATTCTTTGCAAATTAAGTACCGGGATAATGCTgtgttggggctgggaggaggggacaAGG TGCCCTCAtctcccccatccccacccacCTGGCACCGGGAGGTGCCCCCCAAAGCCACCCCCAAGTGCCTTCGGGTGACATGGGACG ACGTGACCTTCCTCACGTTCTTCTTCACGCGGCTGGAGCGGAACCGCAGCGGCCGCTACGAGCGCGAATTCCCGTTCGTGTCCCGCTGCGGCGCGGAGCGCAACCTCCTGCGCTGCGAGCACAGA CCCATCGTCTTCACCCGCCTCCTGCCCCCGGacgcctcctcctcagcctcctcctgctcccgccGCGCCGTGCTGTCGTtctgcggcggcggggagcggctggCCGTGCCGTTCCGGCCCGAGGCGCTGGTGATGCTGCCGGAGAACGGGCGCTTGTACCacccggcgccgggccgggcggggggcgcggggccggtgcgCTCGGCGCTGGCTCTGGAGTGGGGGTCCCGCTTGGAGTACGAGCAGGGGCCGGAGCAGCCCCCGACTCACTtttggtgggaggggaagaggtatcGGCTCAcgggggagctg